A window from Leptothermofonsia sichuanensis E412 encodes these proteins:
- a CDS encoding glycosyltransferase, whose protein sequence is MRIALFTETFLPKVDGIVTRLRHTVDHLQRMGDQVVVVAPDGGLTEYKGAKIYGVSGFPLPLYPELKLALPRPSIGDFLRRFKPDLIHVVNPAVLGLAGLFYSKLHNLPLVASYHTHLPEYLQHYGLGMLEGLLWELLKAGHNQAALNLCTSTAMMEALTGRGIERVDLWQRGVDTETFQPHLASREMRSRLTQGHPESPLLLYVGRLSAEKEIERIKPVMQAIPNARLALVGDGPHRQALEAHFAGTPTHFVGYLQGLELASAFASADAFVFPSRTETLGLVLLEAMAAGCPVVAARSGGIPDIVEDGVNGFLFDPTDENGAIAATRRLFANPEERETLRRNARREAERWGWAAATYQLRNYYQAVVDAQSLSAA, encoded by the coding sequence TCACTGAAACCTTTTTGCCCAAAGTGGATGGCATTGTCACTCGCCTGCGCCACACTGTTGACCATTTGCAGCGCATGGGAGATCAGGTGGTTGTGGTCGCCCCTGATGGTGGGTTAACGGAGTACAAGGGAGCCAAAATTTATGGAGTGTCCGGGTTCCCGCTGCCTCTCTACCCCGAACTGAAGCTGGCGCTTCCCCGTCCCTCGATCGGCGATTTCTTGCGACGCTTCAAGCCTGATCTGATTCATGTGGTGAACCCTGCTGTCCTTGGTCTGGCAGGGTTATTTTATAGCAAACTCCACAACCTTCCCCTGGTGGCTTCCTACCATACCCATCTGCCTGAGTATTTGCAGCATTATGGCCTGGGCATGTTGGAAGGATTGCTCTGGGAACTGCTGAAAGCCGGGCATAACCAGGCAGCGCTCAATCTCTGTACTTCGACGGCCATGATGGAAGCCCTGACAGGGCGCGGAATTGAGCGGGTGGACCTGTGGCAACGGGGTGTGGATACAGAAACCTTTCAGCCCCATCTGGCAAGTCGGGAGATGCGATCGCGGCTGACCCAGGGACATCCAGAAAGTCCTCTGCTCCTGTACGTCGGACGCCTTTCGGCAGAGAAAGAAATTGAACGAATTAAGCCCGTGATGCAGGCAATTCCAAATGCGAGGCTGGCACTGGTAGGGGATGGTCCCCACCGGCAGGCATTAGAGGCCCACTTTGCTGGAACGCCGACCCATTTCGTGGGTTATTTACAGGGTCTGGAACTGGCCTCTGCCTTCGCCTCTGCTGATGCCTTTGTCTTTCCCTCCCGCACGGAAACCCTGGGTTTAGTCTTACTCGAAGCCATGGCTGCCGGTTGCCCCGTGGTTGCCGCCCGCTCTGGCGGTATTCCTGATATCGTGGAAGATGGCGTCAATGGCTTTCTGTTCGATCCAACAGATGAGAATGGGGCGATCGCGGCCACCCGGCGCCTGTTTGCCAATCCAGAAGAGCGGGAAACGTTACGCCGGAATGCCCGCCGCGAAGCTGAGCGATGGGGCTGGGCGGCAGCTACCTACCAGCTTAGAAACTATTATCAGGCTGTGGTTGACGCCCAGTCCCTGTCAGCCGCCTGA